The Christiangramia forsetii KT0803 DNA segment ATTGCTTTTCACCCCCTATATCTATTTTTACCACGGGAAAGTCATAAATAGGTTGTGCGGTGCGGGCAATTTCGTCGGGATTAAAAGTTGCGGTAGTAATAGATGTTTTTCCAGGTTTTAATCCTTCGGAAGAAGCCATAACTTCTATTTTTCCTGCTGCAGCTGTAGATCTTACGTAGATAGAAGCCACACCATCATATAATAATGCAGGGTTAGCTTCAATTTTACCATTATCCACGAACTCCCCTTCCCCGGAAATTTCAAAATTTATCCTGTTCTCAGCTGAAGTTACTATTTCCCCGTTTTTATCAAGTACATAGGCATGTGCCAAACGTAAATCGGATCCTCCGGAGTAAAAAGCCTGATCTCCACCGTCACTAATTTTCACTTCTATCTCGTAAGGTTCAGCCTGTTTCGTTCTGGAATGTTCCCCTATTTTTTCACCATGTATAAATCCTTCCGCCCGAATCTCACCTTCTTTCCAGTTATAATGAAAGGTAAAGGAAGGATGTTCCAGATTTGCCTTTTCAGGATCGTTATCTGGCAACTGGCGTGAAATCAGAGAATCGTTATGATACAATGCTACTTCCCGGGCATTACTAAAAACACGAATTTTTCCGTTATTGGAAACGGACTCATCAGCTATATGAACGATAGGTTTAGACACCAGTTCAGATTGATACCAATAATATACAGGTTTTGGAACCCGATAAGCACTTAAAACGGCGTAAGTGGTCATAAAATCACGCTTCCATCGGCTGTCAATAATATCCGGTTGCAGATGGTTATAATCGGCTCCCAACCAGCCAATCGCGGCAATATTCTGCTTACTGGCTTTATATCTTGAAATATGGAACTGGTTCACTTCAGCGTTGGCAGAACTACCATGCTCCATAACCATATTAAAATCACTTTCAGGCCACTCGGTACGGCGATAGTCCATTGTAGCATGTACATCGGTAATTCCGGCATTTTTCACCCCATTCCATGGACTGGACGCTGAGGCTGTTAAGCGGTTGGGATCTTCCTCTTTTGCCACATATTGCATCTGGGGAACCGGTCCGCGGTGGTTGATTCCTGCGCCCCAAAAAACGATGGAAGGATGGTTTCTATGGTTTCTTATCATAATTCTGGTGGCTCTATCAAGCTTAGAGAACCACTCTTCCCCACCCCATTCTATCCAGGTAGAAGGTTCTTCATAAACCAAAAGTCCTAGCTCGTCACAGGCATCCAGAAAAGCATCATCCTGAGTGTAATGCGCCAACCTGATTATGTTCATCCCGGCCTGTTTGTATTGCAAAGCTTCCTGATAATGCAAGGCATTAGGAACTGCATCCCCGATATTGGGAAAATTCTGGTGCCGGTTTACTCCAATAAGGAAAATAGGTTCACCATTCAGCACAAAACCTTTTCCTTCAACTAATTTAAAAGTCCGGAATCCAAAACGGTTTTCGACATAATCCACCGGTTCTTCTTCATTGTAAATAACAGAATTTACCCGGTATAAATATGGAGTGTCAGGAGACCATAAATGAAAATCATCATCTATTCCTGTAGTTTGATAAAATGTATGTGTACTATTTGCAGGGATCAAAACCTCATTCTCTAAATTTTTGATCACGTAACCCTTATCGTTAATGATCCTGGTCGCAATTTTAGTGTTTTGGGGAACATCATATTCGTTGCTTACGGTGGTTTTTATAGAAACCGTCCCGTTATTGGTATTTACAGTAGGAGTGGTGATATGTACCCCGGCATTATAATCTTCCCAGTTAAAATTTACGTGGAGTTTATTAGTTTTTACCAGATATACATCCCGGTACAGCCCTCCGAATTTCACATAATCTGTCCGGTGGGGATCAGGTGCAATGCTTTTATCATAACTATTATCGGCTTTGATAGCGATCAGGTTTTGCTGACCTGGTTTTACATATTTGGTAATATCAAAGTGAAAAGGCACGTACCCGTTAATTTTAAAACTTCCCGCCTGTTCTCCATTTACCCAAATCTCCGTAGCATTATGTACGCCTTCAAACTCAATGAACACCTTTTCATCGGCTGCTGCATCTATGACGAGATTTTTCCGGTACCAACCAAAGTCCCTCAAATATTTTTCCTGCACCCAACTTTCTTTTATGCTATCCAACTCGTAGGAAACCAGTTGAAGTGTATGGGGAACAGAAACTTCTTTCCACTGAACATCATTAAATTCAATTTTGCCCGGATTTCCCGATACCTCCCCCAAATGGAATTTCCATCCATTATTAATATTGATCTTAGAACGGTCTGTCTTTGGGAATCCTTCCGGCAGATCACTATTTTGGGAATAAAGATGGGACGATATTAATAATAGTAAGAGGCTTAGTTTTACTGTATTCATTATTCTTTGTTTACTGATTACTTTCTTTTCCAAACTCTAAAATATTTTACATGATACTCTCCATCCAGACGTTCTTCATCGGGCAATGCACCGAACCATTTATTGGACTCACAATTAAAATTCACCTCCAGAGGTTGGTGCCAATGAGTATTTTCAGCTTCTCTGAATAAAATCCCGTCAATATAAAAGCGTATCACTTCAGGGGTCCATTCCAGTCCCCATACATGGTAGTCTTTCTGTAATTCCTCCGGGAAATAATATTTTTTTGTACGTGAAAAATGTTCTTTTACATTTCCATGTTCCGGTGGAGATCTAAAAACGTGAATATTTGAATTAAGATCATTCCTGTTATATTCAACACCCGGCGCATTTTCACAAATATCGATCTCTGTCCACCAGTCTTTGTCCACATTTGTCATCCAGAACCCCGAAACCCATGGAGCATCCATCAGTTTGGCTTCTGCTTCAAAATAACCGTATAAAAATTTCTCTTTACTCTTGATAAAACCCGTGCTATGGGTAAAGCCTTCAGGTAATTTTACATCCTGGTGCTGATTCACCCGTACTACCAGCTCTCCATTTTCAAGCTTTACATTGGAACCATCAAAATAGGTAGGTGGGCGTCCCTTCCATTTTGGATTATTGGGATACCAGATAGCTTCATTTAATTGGTTCGCTTCAAACTCATCAGAATATTTTTCGAGCAGATCCCAGTTTTTTGTGTTGGCCTGGTCTGATATTGGAAAATCATTATTTTGCCTTACAACCGCTTTTTTAATATTTACAGTATCCACATATTTTTTTGGTGGAATGGTTAATTCTTGTGAATAATTTTTTGATGTAATGAGAATGCATACGAGAGCGCCGAGCATTAATTTGAATTTCATATAAGACTATGTTTAAAAAATAAATGTAGGCTGTATATGGCTCCTCGTTCAATTCAAATGTTTTTTTATGTAACACATATGTTTTATACTGAAAATTTAAGGCAATCCATAGCCGAAATAAATAAGCTTTCTTATGCAAAGTATTCTCCTGAAGAAAGGCTGGAATACAGTTTGTGAAAAATGGCTGCGACAAACATAATCTGACTCATTCGGTTGTATGAATACTTTATGAAAATCATGTTACTGTCAAATAAGTTGCATTATAAAAAATTCTTAGAAGACAAACTGTAACAATCGTTTAATTGCTTTGTCATTAAATAGATATTCATCAACTCATCAATCAAAATGGCTAAAATCACAATCAAAATTCTTTTACTAAGTTTAATAATTTCACTTTTCGGATGTCAAAATCATGAGAGCATAGACTCTTATTTGAATGAATTATATCAAAATGGAAAACTTAATGGGAATATATTAGTAACTAAAAACAACAAAATAGTTTATGAAAAATCGTTTGGTTTTACTGATGGCTCTAAAAGTGAATTGTTGAACAAAGATTATCGCTTTGATATTGGTTCTGTTTTTAAAGAATTTCCCGCTGTTGCAATTATGCAATTAAAAGAAAAAAACCATCTCAACTTAAATGATAAACTTTCTAAGCACATCTCTGGATTACCAAAATGGGCGGAAAAAATATCTATAAAAAACTTACTACAATACTCTAGTGGCTTACCACAAATACCCTGGGACGAATATTTCAGTAAAGGAATTAAAATTACCGATGAAGATATTATGAAAAATCTTCTAACTATTGAAAATCTAGAATTTGAACCAGGTTCGGATTATTTATACTCAAATAACAACCCTATTTTATTGATTAAAATAGTTGAGAATATAACACAATCAAAATTTAGTGATTATGTACAGGAGAACCTATTTAACCCACTTAATATGAATAGTACCGTAATTAATGACCAATTTCCATACAAGGAGAAAATATTAATGGCAATTCCTTTTGATACTAATTTTAAAGAAGATGACTACGAAATCTCAATTAAAAATCTCTTGATCAGTTCAACTGCAAGGGATATGTCATTATGGTTCGAACAGTTAGATGATTTTAATGTAGTTAATAAACAATCTATAAAAACTCTTTCCGAAGAAGCAAAATGGGGCTTTAATATTCAATCACCACTTGGCTCATGTGAATGGCAAAACGATAAAATTATGGAACATTCCCATCATGGTTCGAGTGGGAATTACGAATGTATCGTGCGAAGATTTAAACAAGATGGTATTACGATTGTAATATTGACCAATCAAAAGCACGAAAACGTATACGATATATCGAATGATATTTATAAAATTCTAAGAAAGAGTATCTAAAGCGCAATTATAAAATAAAGTGCTTGTGTGAATCTGCTAAATCAAACTCTGATTTTAATTTGGATAAAAAGTTAGCTCAAAAATAATTATCTATAAAGTTGCCATTTATAAAAGACGGCATATAAGTCTCAAATCTATAATCCTATTTCTCAGGTAAACTTGATTTTAATATGGGGCACTATAATAATAAACTATGCTACGTAAAAGATGGATTCCTATGAATTAATAAAGGGATTCATTTATTATATCAAAAATCTTCAAGCTAGCTTTAATCAACAGATCTAAATTTTAATATTGAACACTTACTCCTGTTGAGATTCATATGTACTTTCAAAAATTTTATCAGCATTCGCGGCTTCAAAACCATCACGACGATGTTTCCTATCTATTTCAGATTTAGGTAAGGATTGAAACTGAGGTAATACGAGCCGTTCAGCAAATTCTACATAACTGCCGGGTATTTCAATAACTTCTGAACCTTGAAAATTAGCCGTTACTTTACCGGCTACAGAACTGCTTTGTTTTAAAAATCCATCCTTGCTTACCTTTATCTCCCCACCGGCATTGTTCAATTTTATCCCTATGGATTTTAGAAATGTATTGAACTCTTTCAGACTGTTATAGCCATCAGGCAAGTCATGAATACTTATGGTGAAATGATTTAAATAATATCGGTTGTAAATTACCCAGGCAGCATATTCACTTTCTTCCTGTAAACTTTGGTAATCAGCAAGTGTCGGCAGCTCCCATAAGGCAGAAGTAAAAAATGTAGAAACCTCATCCACATTTTCAAAATCCAACTTATCTACAGGATCTTTTTTTATCTTCCCGGTATATTTTTTAATTATCGTCTTGGCATTCTGGCTTAAGTCTGAAACCCTTAACTCGCTTATAAAGATTCTCGGGTATCTAGGTTCAGGATGGGAATACCAGAAAGCGTTTAATTTTTTCTCCGGAAAAAAATAATAATCACGCTTCTCATAACCATAATGCAGAAAAATTTTTTCCAGTGAAGCAATCCCAAGATTAGGAACTCCCAACGTACGAAAAGCAATATGGTCATTTTTAATAGCTTCCTCCTTAAAGATCATCCCTTCCTTCAGCATTCCATCAATGACCTTATAAACATCAGGAACCCTTTCTTTGTAAGGAATTATCAATGAGTTTAATACTTTATCTAAATCGCTTTCTTTGCTGAATTTCATTATTTTAATTTTGTTTAAAAATAGCGAATTCGACCTAAAATAAGTCGAATTCACTACCTGGCTAACTCAAATTATTATTAATTAATTTCAGTATTAGTTTGTATTTCTGATAATGGTATAGGCAAATAAGAATGTTCCTGAGCATTGAATCCGTTTCTACCAGCAGCACTCATCGCTTCATCCAGCATTCCCCATCTTCTCAGGTCAAAGAATCTCGTGCTTTCAAGGCTAAGCTCCATCACTCTTTCATGCATTAGTTGCTCAAATACCTCTTCTTTGGAATTTAGTGCAACAGCTGGAACATTTCCGTGTAACGTTCTTACTTCATTGATCAATTCCACAGCTTTTTCTGTATTTCCGGTTTCATTTAAAGCTTCCGCATACATTAATAAAACATCAGCATATCTAAGTAAAGTGACGTTAAGGCCTATATATCCGTTCCCCTCTAAAGGTTCCGGCAGCCATTTTCTGAAAATTGCTACATCGTCTTTAGCATTGGGATCTCCATAAGTAGCTTCAATTAAACTATCCCACGTACTACCTTCCATCCTTTTGGTAGATTCATCATTAAAATAAGGATCATCAAAATAGAGGGTAGAATATAATCTATTGTCATAAAGACCATTTTCAGCAATCATACCTTCTTCTTTCATTTCGGCTACTAAACGGTCATCGGCTAAAATACCACCCCAGCCTCCTATGGCCCAATCGGCTACGAAAGAATGTAAACGGGTTGCATTATAGGAAGTTGCATCACCACTTTTGAACTGCAATTCAAAAATAGATTCTTTATTATTCTCATTTTCACCATTGAACAGACTCTTAAAATCGTCGACTAAAGCATACTGCCCGCTTTCTATAACTTTAGCAAAAGCTTCGGCGGCGTTTTGATAATCATCACTGGTATTGGAGGACTCGTCCCCTGCTTTGTACATATAGGCTTTCCCCAAATAACCAAGAGCCGCACCTTTATTTGCCCGGCCATAGTCCTGAGGCTGAATTTCAAAACTTAGCCTATCAGATGCCGTTTTAAAATCCTGCATGACAAAATCCCAGGCTTCAGGTCTTGTTGCTAAAGCTTTATCTAAGGTGGCTGGAGCAACGATATCATCCCTAATGATAATTTGTTCAAACAGAGTTAGCAATTTGAAATGATAATATCCTCTCAGAAAATAAGCTTCCCCTAAAATTTGTTCTTTTTCACTATTGGAAATCTGATCTGCGGTCATTTCAGAAACATTTTTTATAACCTGGTTGGAAAAATTGATTCCCTTATAATTGGTACTCCAAAGCACATCCAGGAATATATGGCCATTGGTATAATTGAAATTATAAATAGACATCCAATGGGAATAATTGGTGGCATCAGGACCAGGCAAAACATAGTCTGATCGGAAATACTCCACTACAGAGCGGCCTTCCTGCCAGCCATCCCAGAAATTACTTCTGGCTTCCAACTCTGAATAAGCCGCAGTTAAACCAGATCGTGCATCTTCGGCATTGCGCCAGAAATTCTCTGAAGTTAATTGGTCTGGTGGTTGTTTGTCTAAGTATTCATCATCAGAACATCCAATAGTCAGTAAAATACTCAGTAGAAAAACAGATTTTATTATATATTTTTTCATTTTAATATTTTTTTAGAAACTAAGTTGAACTCCAGTTATTAAAGATTTATATTTTGGGTAAAGATTAAGATCAATCCCCCTGGAAAGTACGCTACCTCCAACTTCGGGATCAAGTCCCGAATAATCGGTTAGCGTAAAAAGATTCTGCCCCGTAACGAAGATTCTCGCGCTTTCTATAAAAGTCTTTTGAAGCACATCAGGAGATAAAGTATATCCAAGTTGCAGTGTTTTTAATCTTAAGTAATCACCATCTTCCAGAAATCTGGTAGAAGCACGGTTATTTCTGTTAGGATCATTTAGAACTGCACGAGGAACATCTGTATTAGTATTAGAAGGTGTCCACGCATCGAGTGCAGCCGTTCTGTAATTTCTACCAGTGTCCAGACTCAAAAGCCTGAAATCATTTCCGTTGTAGATCTTATTACCTCCCACACCCTGAAAGAATATGGTAAGATCAAAGTTTTTATACTCTCCTGTTAGATTTAAACTGTATTCGTATTTTGGAATAGCTGTTCCGGCGTATACTTCATCGTCTTCATTAATTACCCCATCACCATTCTGGTCTGTAAACCTAATATCGCCGGGTTCGGCATTAGGCTGAATAAGGTTTCCATTCACGCTATGCGTCTGTACTTCCTGATCGCTCTGGAAAATTCCATCTGCAACAGGTAAAAAGAATGCTCCCGGTTCATAACCAATCTTTGTTTGGTTCACAAAATGATCTGATCCAAATAGTAAACCAACCCCATACAATACCTGATCTTCATTACTTAGTTTGGTCACCTCACTGTTTATAGTAGTAAAAGTTCCTCCTACAGCGTATTTAAATTCATTATCCCTGTTGCGATAATTTGCTTCAAATTCGAATCCATTATTTTCGAATGCGCCCACATTCACTATTGGATTGTTAATTCCTGCGGAAGGTGAAACTTCTTTTGTAATTAATAAATCTTCAGTCTTACTGTTATAATAGTTTAAAGAACCCTGAAGTTTATTATCAAAAATGCCAAAATCCAGTCCGAAGTTAGCCGAAGTATTCGTTTCCCATTGCAAGTCATCGTTTTGAAGATCGCGAGCGATACTCCCTAAATAAGAGTTTTGTGGACTTCCAAAAACATAGCCTCCATCGTCCTGACTTTTTCCTTGTGATATTAAAGCAACATAATCATAATACCCTAAGGCACTATCATTTCCTGCCTGTCCCCAGCTGTATCTCAATTTCAGAAAATTGAACACTTCCTGATTTTCCATGAAGTTTTCTTCTGTAATTTTCCAACCTAATGCAAACGAAGGAAAAACACCATACTGGTTATTTTTTCCAAATTTGGAACTTCCGTCTCGCCTTAAACTGGCCTGCACCAGATATTTATCATCAAAGGCATAATTGATCCTTCCAAACTGGGAGACTAAAGCATATTCAGCATTAGATCCACTGGCTGAATAAGTTCCATCGCTAAACGCATCGAGCGTATTAAAATTAGGATCTAAAATAGTTGCTGCAACCTTATTCCCTTCATCATCAAGTTTATATCCCTCTGCCTGGGCGTAAGTACTTTTAAACGGCTCCCTGATTCTTTGATACCCTGCTAATAATACTACTGCATGTTTATCAATCTCAAAATTATATCTAACCGTATATTCTTCATTTAACCTTCTAAATTCTGAATGAAATTCAGAAATAAATGAAAATTCACGTTCTGCAATATCCTGCACATCCCTTACACGGAAAGGCTGATGAAAATTATAGGTGTAATCTTGAAGATCTGATACACTAAAACCAGCTCCTATGTGGAAATTCTTGAATGCTTCAAAATCAAAGTTTATATTTCCTAAGAAGTATTTTAATTTGGTATAACCTTCTAAGAATTGATCTTCCCCAACCGGGTTTCTATGATCTGGTAGATCACCGGTTCTGTAACCAAAACCTGATTCATGTTCCTCATCAAAGACAGGAATTAATGGAGAAATGAAATAAGTTTCCCTAATGGAGAATTTATGATCTTCTCTGTAAGTTTCACTGTAATTGAGGTTAGTAGAAACTTTTAATTTTCCCTTATCCAGGTTTAATTGTGAATTCACTCCCTTTTTGGTGAAATTGGAACCTATCAACAAACCTATCTCGTCCGCATAGTTTCCGCCAACGCTGTAATTTATATTTTTACCCCCTCCACTAATTCTAATGTTATTGGTTGAAAGATAGCCCGTACGGTGAGTTTCCTCAATCCAGTCAGTATCATTTATAGGCGAATTTACTACATACTGTGGAAGTTCAGCTCCGGCATTTTCATACATTTGACGGTGAACAGAAATATACTCATCGGCATTAAGAAGTTGCATTTCTTCTCTCGGTGTGTTTATACTTAAAGAAGATTCAATATCTATCCTGGGTTTTCCTTCTTCCCCCTTCTTAGTAGAAATAATTACTACACCATTAGCGGCCCTGGTTCCATAAATGGCACCAGAAGCAGCATCTTTGAGAATTTCAATACTTGCAATATTGTTGGTATTAATAAAATAAGGATCGGCTTGTACCCCATCCACTATATAAAGCGGTTCATTATTTCCAAAGGTTCCAATTCCACGAATAGAAATTTCGGGTGCTGAACCGGGGCTACCGGTAGAGTTGGTTACTGTTACTCCAGACACCCGACCCTGAATGGCATCCAACGGATTGGTACTTACCACTTTATTAAGTTCTTCACTTTTCACTGAACTAATGGCTCCGGTAACATCACTTCTCTTTTGAGTACCATAACCCACAACAACCACTTCGTTTAAGCTTTCCAGATCATCTTCCAGGGTTACATTGATAATTTGCTGATCGCCAACTTCAATTGTTTTCTTTTGAAATCCTATATATTGAAAACTTAATTTTTCACCTGGTGCTACTTCAATAGAATAATTCCCGTCAAAATCGGTTTGGGTTCCCCTATTAGTACCTTCAATAGAAATATTAACCGAAAGTAACGGCATTCCCTTAGAATCTGTCACTACTCCGGTTACTGTTGATTGTTCCGAAATCGTTTTCGTTTCTGAATCAAAAAAAACATCCTTTTCCTTTAGAAGGATTACATGTTCTTCTGTAAACTCGTAGGTATAATCTACTAAAGCAAGACAGCGATTTAATAGATCTTTTGCTGAAATAATTCCGGCTTTTACTCTAAGAGGTTGAGCTCCATCAAAAAGGTTACTTGGATAAATAAAAGTATAATCTGTCTGCTCCTTAATCAGTTGAAAAGCATCTTCAACACTAATGGTTGTGGACTTTTCAATTTTAATTTTAGCATTTTGAGAAAATAGTTCATTAGAACTAAATCCGAAACTGCTAATGCAAAAAAATAAGATAAAGACTCTCATAATAAAGATTAATACTCCCTTGCGTAAAGGCAATAGTTTACCATTCAATTTAGTTTTCATAAATTTGTAGTTAGTTAATTACTTAATTAATGGGAATGAGGGTTTAGATTGTCCAGATATAAACCCCATTCCTTTTTCATTCCTGGTATTGCATCACTTTGATTTTATTTCCATTTAATTCAAATCGTGCTCGTTTAGTATTTTCTATAATGTCCAGGATACTTTCAAGATTTTGCTCTTTTCTGAACCTGCCATTAAATTTCATTTCTTCTAATTCTTTTATCTGAAAATCGGCCTTTATATCATACCACCTGGATAAAACCTCAAAAATGTCTTTTAAAGATTCATCTTTGAATAAGAACATCCCGTCTTTCCACGCGATATAATCATATACGTTTACTTCTTTTATGCCTTCTAAAGAATTGTTTTCAATGATCGATTGCTGGCCTGGGTTTAAGGTAACCGCCTTTTTACCATATAATAGGTTTACTTCTCCTTCAACCAGCGTAGTCACAATTTTACCTTCATTATAATTTTCAATATTGAATGAAGTCCCTACTACCTCTATATCCTGATTAGAATTTTTAACAACAAATCTCTTTCCTGCATTCTGCAAAGCAGGAGTTACTTCAAAATAAGCTTCACCGTATACCAGAACTACTTCCCGCTTATCTTTTTGATCAAAACTGGAAGGAAATTCAAGTTTGGATTTTGCATTTAGGGTAACTTTAGTTCCATCGCTCAACTCAACAGTAAATTGTTTTCCGGTTGGGACTATAATAGTATTCGTCCCAGATGTTGCTTGGGTTTTATCTATTTTAAGTTGATCTTTACTTCCCTGGTAATATTTACCGGCTACAACAGAATCATTGTTTCCAAAAGCTATTGAGGTTCCATTTTGATCTTCAAAGATTATATCCTCAGATTTTTTTTCTACTTCCTGAACATCAACTATCTGGTTCTCCTGTTCAAATGGATTATTTAGAAAGTAATAGGCTGGGAAACTCAGGAAGCCAATCACCAGGATTGCTGCAACAGTATATTTCCAATATGGAGTATTGTTTTTTACAGTTTTGGATTCAACTTTTTTCCAGGCACCGGAAGTATTAATATTAATAGCGTCACTATTATGATCGTCCTTTTTTAATTTTTGGTAATACTGGCGATGATCCTCTGAAGAAGAATACCATTGCTGAAATTCTTTTTCTTCCTCAAGGTTTAAGCCTTTTTTAATTCTTTTTATTAATAAACTATACTCCATTATCATTCAGGTATGTTGCCCTTTATACTAAAGACAAATTATTTTACGAATAGGGT contains these protein-coding regions:
- a CDS encoding glycoside hydrolase family 2 protein, encoding MNTVKLSLLLLLISSHLYSQNSDLPEGFPKTDRSKININNGWKFHLGEVSGNPGKIEFNDVQWKEVSVPHTLQLVSYELDSIKESWVQEKYLRDFGWYRKNLVIDAAADEKVFIEFEGVHNATEIWVNGEQAGSFKINGYVPFHFDITKYVKPGQQNLIAIKADNSYDKSIAPDPHRTDYVKFGGLYRDVYLVKTNKLHVNFNWEDYNAGVHITTPTVNTNNGTVSIKTTVSNEYDVPQNTKIATRIINDKGYVIKNLENEVLIPANSTHTFYQTTGIDDDFHLWSPDTPYLYRVNSVIYNEEEPVDYVENRFGFRTFKLVEGKGFVLNGEPIFLIGVNRHQNFPNIGDAVPNALHYQEALQYKQAGMNIIRLAHYTQDDAFLDACDELGLLVYEEPSTWIEWGGEEWFSKLDRATRIMIRNHRNHPSIVFWGAGINHRGPVPQMQYVAKEEDPNRLTASASSPWNGVKNAGITDVHATMDYRRTEWPESDFNMVMEHGSSANAEVNQFHISRYKASKQNIAAIGWLGADYNHLQPDIIDSRWKRDFMTTYAVLSAYRVPKPVYYWYQSELVSKPIVHIADESVSNNGKIRVFSNAREVALYHNDSLISRQLPDNDPEKANLEHPSFTFHYNWKEGEIRAEGFIHGEKIGEHSRTKQAEPYEIEVKISDGGDQAFYSGGSDLRLAHAYVLDKNGEIVTSAENRINFEISGEGEFVDNGKIEANPALLYDGVASIYVRSTAAAGKIEVMASSEGLKPGKTSITTATFNPDEIARTAQPIYDFPVVKIDIGGEKQLVQHEWQAWTGNSNKELRFELKDFQDAKIKISGAGKINWFGDDASMLGDLSFMGTDGVYSEEGELQLEFSGLENGEYVLETYHHTRRGDAKMTNDIELEIKDAKGSFTKKADDHLVDYYQHDSTGEREPLSVKTIFNTNGDKEVIISFKNLEEGDIWLNGFILKKVN
- a CDS encoding RagB/SusD family nutrient uptake outer membrane protein; amino-acid sequence: MKKYIIKSVFLLSILLTIGCSDDEYLDKQPPDQLTSENFWRNAEDARSGLTAAYSELEARSNFWDGWQEGRSVVEYFRSDYVLPGPDATNYSHWMSIYNFNYTNGHIFLDVLWSTNYKGINFSNQVIKNVSEMTADQISNSEKEQILGEAYFLRGYYHFKLLTLFEQIIIRDDIVAPATLDKALATRPEAWDFVMQDFKTASDRLSFEIQPQDYGRANKGAALGYLGKAYMYKAGDESSNTSDDYQNAAEAFAKVIESGQYALVDDFKSLFNGENENNKESIFELQFKSGDATSYNATRLHSFVADWAIGGWGGILADDRLVAEMKEEGMIAENGLYDNRLYSTLYFDDPYFNDESTKRMEGSTWDSLIEATYGDPNAKDDVAIFRKWLPEPLEGNGYIGLNVTLLRYADVLLMYAEALNETGNTEKAVELINEVRTLHGNVPAVALNSKEEVFEQLMHERVMELSLESTRFFDLRRWGMLDEAMSAAGRNGFNAQEHSYLPIPLSEIQTNTEIN
- a CDS encoding serine hydrolase domain-containing protein is translated as MAKITIKILLLSLIISLFGCQNHESIDSYLNELYQNGKLNGNILVTKNNKIVYEKSFGFTDGSKSELLNKDYRFDIGSVFKEFPAVAIMQLKEKNHLNLNDKLSKHISGLPKWAEKISIKNLLQYSSGLPQIPWDEYFSKGIKITDEDIMKNLLTIENLEFEPGSDYLYSNNNPILLIKIVENITQSKFSDYVQENLFNPLNMNSTVINDQFPYKEKILMAIPFDTNFKEDDYEISIKNLLISSTARDMSLWFEQLDDFNVVNKQSIKTLSEEAKWGFNIQSPLGSCEWQNDKIMEHSHHGSSGNYECIVRRFKQDGITIVILTNQKHENVYDISNDIYKILRKSI
- a CDS encoding family 16 glycosylhydrolase encodes the protein MKFKLMLGALVCILITSKNYSQELTIPPKKYVDTVNIKKAVVRQNNDFPISDQANTKNWDLLEKYSDEFEANQLNEAIWYPNNPKWKGRPPTYFDGSNVKLENGELVVRVNQHQDVKLPEGFTHSTGFIKSKEKFLYGYFEAEAKLMDAPWVSGFWMTNVDKDWWTEIDICENAPGVEYNRNDLNSNIHVFRSPPEHGNVKEHFSRTKKYYFPEELQKDYHVWGLEWTPEVIRFYIDGILFREAENTHWHQPLEVNFNCESNKWFGALPDEERLDGEYHVKYFRVWKRK
- a CDS encoding DUF1338 domain-containing protein → MKFSKESDLDKVLNSLIIPYKERVPDVYKVIDGMLKEGMIFKEEAIKNDHIAFRTLGVPNLGIASLEKIFLHYGYEKRDYYFFPEKKLNAFWYSHPEPRYPRIFISELRVSDLSQNAKTIIKKYTGKIKKDPVDKLDFENVDEVSTFFTSALWELPTLADYQSLQEESEYAAWVIYNRYYLNHFTISIHDLPDGYNSLKEFNTFLKSIGIKLNNAGGEIKVSKDGFLKQSSSVAGKVTANFQGSEVIEIPGSYVEFAERLVLPQFQSLPKSEIDRKHRRDGFEAANADKIFESTYESQQE